The window ATTTGGATAGACAAAATGTACCAACTCTCCAAAACCATCTTCAGTATCATTTATGAGCATGTCATCTAGAATCAAAACTTCTGACTCACCATCTGTAGAATCACCGGCGAATCCATCACCAATCTGGATAAGCCACTTGGCAAATTCGTTAACCTCACTATTGTCTTCGGAAATATCAGAAGATGCTAAACGCATATTCCTTGTTAAATTCAAGACTGAGCAGTGATCCCAGAGGTAAGATGAATTAATGGAAGCTTGAACAATATCTTGACGTGATCCCATCGGTATGACTGGAAGAATCTGTCGAAAGTCACCACCTAGTACAACAACCTTACCTGCAAAAGCCATGCTCGGCTTGTAAGATCGTTCATATCTTAGGATATCCTTCAGTGACTTGTCCAATGCCTCATAACAGTGTTTGTTCAACATTGGAGCTTCGTCCCATATAATCAAACTGGCTCTGGAAACCAACTTAGCAAGAGATGAACCTTGTTTAATGTTGCAAACTGAATCCTCGTTAATGTTTAGAGGTATCTTAAATTTTGAATGAGTAGTGCGTCCATTGGGGAGAAGTAGTGAAGCAATACCACTTGATGCAACATTTAGAACAATCTTTCCCTCACACCTTAATGAAGCAGAAAGCGTACGCCAAAGGAATGTCTTGCCAGTACCACCATACCCATAAACAAAGTAAAATCCGCCACGATCCATGTTCACGGCATCAAGTATTGTATGATATGCATAGCTCTGTTCATTATTCATAGATTGCAAAGCATCATTCAACTCTTGACGGAGTAAAATTCTATCAAAATTCAACTCATCCATTATCAACCGATCCTCAATACCATCAATCGCTTGCATATCGGGATAAGGCAACGTAGAAAATTCTTTCAAAGATCTACCATTAGCTTGTAATCGTTCCTCAAGTTTCATCAATGTTAAGTTCAAAATCTGATCATCAGCTAATACTAAATCTGTAAAATTTATAACAAAATGGTAATCACCgaagaagaaaaccaagaaaagttAACACAACTGCATAATTATATGAGAGAGTGAtaaataatagtataaaaaaataaacaacgaACCATCAGAATGGTGAATCCTTCTCTGCAAGTATAGTATGTCTTCGGATAATTGCTGATAGCATGATTGCCAAACTACTTCAGGGCGAGATATGTTATTAGATATAAGAAGAACAACAAAGAGATCACGAACATACGAACCAGATGCCCATGAACTTGCTTCCAAAATAGCATCATTAAACTCCTTGTCATCTTGAAGAAGACCTAATGCATAACATGCTTCCTTGAATGTGTCATAAACAACACCTTCGACGGTCctaatatcaatgaaacttttGCATCCTTTCTGTATGTTAAGTAAAAGTCTCAAATAATAATCTTCACCATTCCCCCTAGGGACATGAGTTAACCGGCCAATAGAAAAACCCTATTTTCGTGGGACCCACATGGAAACATCATCTTTCCATACAAACTTGTTTGGGAACTCACTATAGGTCAAGGACCTGGCAAAGGGATACACATTATTAGCAAGGAACCATGCCAATAATTTGGTCAACTTGCCTTCTACACGATTCAGAACAGCTTGAATATTATCATGATCTCTGAAAATTACAGGATGATCTTCAGGGAGGTGAAAAGGCAACCTAATAACAGCAGGTTCTTTAATTTGAATGTCATAACCAAATAATCTCCAAGCCGCCTCGCATGAGGATATATAACGACAGTCATAATAGTTGTTTATTTCATCCACTACACGTCCAGACATTGAGTCCTCGGCAGATTGATAGAAAGAAGCAGTTACACGATCATTACCCTTGTGCACATATTTAAATAGATACTTGATAGCAGAAGTTTGGCATGTATGCTCCACATTTATATGACAGCCATACCTCAGCAACAAATAAGGATTGTATGGTACAATGAATGAATTATCAATGATAACATTCCTCTTTGTTAACGTTCGACCATTGTCTGGTCTCTTATACTTGGGGAACCCGGCTTCATCAATAACAGTACGTGACCTAAATGGCTTAGGAAAAAATTTTGAACAGTGGCCCTCTACCATGCACGGACTCTTTTTGTTATGTCGACCGCAAGGACCATGTACCATGAATCTCTCAACAGCAGCATACAACTTTGGTCTACGACGCTTATCAGGTATCTCAGCAGAAATAAACTTATCAATATCTGATGGAGACTTTGGCTTGTCTAGAGGATGAATGAATAACAATATGTGTGCATGGGGTAAACCCCTCTTCTGAAATTCAACAGTGCATACATCTgaaacaattagaaaaaaatagagTTAAAACAAATATGACAATTTGTACGTATAACATGTAATAATAATGAACTTCTAAAATATATCTTACATCCAACAATTTTTCCAAAAGGAACACCGCTTTTAAAATCGCTGATTAAATGATTAAGCTTAATCTTGAATATCCTTGATACAATGTCTGGACGATCCTGAGGTGATAAACCAGAACCGTGAAGCAATCTCTTAACCTCATCCCAGTCAGGATTGGAAGTAATTGTAATAAAGAAGCTAGGATATCCAGCATATTTGCAAATAGCAAAAGCATCCTTGCAGTTGTTAAACATGTACCTAGGACCACCGGTAAATGTGCTAGGAAGAATAATACGCTGCCCAGTGGCAACGGCGTCAGCTTCGCCTCTTACGAATGACTCATGTAAGGCCTTGTATCTTTCAACCCTTAACTTTGGCTGGTTAAATCTAATAAAGCTCAATCGTTCAGCCTCAACCATTGTATATGCATCAACCAAGAATTGTTGGAAAAGTCTAGCAGAATGTAACAAAATAGGAGAATCTTGAGACCTCATCTGCAAGCGATAGGCAAAGAACTCCCTCATGCTGATAGTTTTCCTCTTCTTTGAACCATCAATATTGTAATGAAAGGAAGTTTCAATTCCAACCCTATATCCGTCCTCCGCATATGGAAACAATAAAGGATACTGCAAAGCAAGGTATTGTGGGTGAAGAACATCAATCCTTTTTAACTGGCTAGAATGTGACTCAACTATTATATCCCTTTCCAAAGAGGACTCATCAATATCACCCAATATGATAACTGCAACCTCAGATACTGTTGGCAAATTATAACGCCTTCCATCAGTATTCCTTCTTCTAATCAACTTAATTCTTATGTCAGGAGGATTAAAATCTTTAAACCGGTCTCGAGCATATCGAAACGTCCTTGCTAATGGGTTGTGAATATCAAGCATAGTTTTAAGTTGAGCTACAATAACTCTTTCCACATCGGTGATATCATCAGATTgcctatttaatatttataactgAATTAGACATATTTGGCTGCACAAAAAATACTtgtagtataaaattattaaaaaaggttaataaaatttagaaaactaAACTTACCGAACAGCCTTAATTCGATTCTCGACTTCATTATCAGTATCATATATATATAGCTGAGCAAACTTTAGGGTATTATTCACTGACGGAAGTAAGCTACCAATAGAATGGTAATTCTGACCGCTAAGTAAAAATGTTGGTGGGGTAGATCCATTGTTTATGTTGTTGTTCATTCTACCAGCCATAGATGTGAATGAAAACATAGAATTGAATAGTCGAATTTTCTTCTTAAAGAACCTCGATGTCTCATCATGCTTAAAGTGAAGATTTTGTAAAATATCAGGAGTTGATTTAAGAATAGGCAATTGAACCTTCCCATCCATACAACAAAGACCAAAATGTGGTGTAGCATGCCCATTAGTTCTGGTTAATCTCTCTTTATTCCACATGTTGGCATTGCAAAATAGACAACAAAAAATAGGATCACCCGCATCCCAATAATCTATAGAAGAATAACATGCAGAAATTTTatgcagaaaatagaaaaaaaaagttaataaacatatatataaattaataaaaataatcctAAACATTTGTAAAGGGTAAGGCTATAAACCTTCCTCGTTTTCTTCAAGCTGATCATGATCAGAATGTTGAAAAACATGTCCTGTATATTATGAAagagataaacaaataaataagaccTCTAAAATATTTAAGGATTTTGTTATCATATGCCTTTAAGAAACacgttaataaatattaattgtatCTGCTAATTTTTATAAACTTTTGTTCAAAATTATCCTCTAAAATTATTAGTGTTAAATCTGAAAAATGTTAATTGACCTTTtacattatttttctttatttcttcttcatattttcttatacatacaaataagaaaattaataatGCCGTGGAGTACATGGTTTCTAGCATTTCCTATTTGCATTGTAATTCCTCAACCTATCTAATTTACTCTCTTTGTTATATGCTCatctgttttaaaaaaaattttaattaatctgTCTTGTTATTTGATAAAGCAAATTAAAGATACACCGAAATACTATTTAAAAGCTAACGATTCTTACCCATTTTTACTTGTTAAAAAATagagttttataatttttttgtttaatttgttgAATGTACTCTCTCAATTTATCTACTCACACCTACCTTATCTGTTATAGATGTTACATTGTAGTAGTAAAAGAAgggtaaaaaatgaaaaaaaaaataaatatgcttgagtgaaaaaataattttacatataatatatagatattATGTTGTAACGGTGAattcagaaaaaaattaaatatgcttACGTAAAAAATTAAATCGACCGAATATTTTTAGAgaaaattttgaataatgtaaTTAAAGTTTTAAAGCTTAATTTAGGAATGAAAATATGAGAGATGATGATATTAATTTAGTAGACTAACTAATCCTTAAATGACACATGAATTTATAATTATCAAATACAATTAATGCTTCTAAGCTATTTCCTAAGGGAATAGAATAgcaaaatcaaatatttaattaggacataatatataaaagctatataatagaaattaaaattattaccAACTGCATCCACTGTATCTGACTCGGGTATGAAGGCATCATCTACAGCAATGTCATCATATCCATCAATGACTGCATACATAGATATATCATTACATAATAATTGTACCTTGTATATAAGTAAATAGCATTACtctaaataattgaaaaaatacaaAAGGTGTAAAATACATTCGCAGTCATGTTGAACTTCTTGGGAAGAAATTTCAACTGAGTAAGCTGCTGAATGATCGATGTCTAATTGGGATTCGTTAAACAAATTACGGGTAGTCCCAGCAAGATGAATCAACGTCTTTGAAGATGGAATCAAAGGACGTTTGCTCCTAAATTCATACGGAATGAACAACTGAATCAATATTGAAAAGAAACTCTacagaacaaaaataaatataataataacacaTAAGTGATGTGGGATAACTGCTTCAAAATAACTACATGAATAATTTCATGTCTGCCGAATATACCTGTAACTTGTTTCAACATCTAGATTGGCAGATGGAACCAAAATAGTCTCCGCATTGGCTCCGAGGTTAGAAGTAACATTCTGCTTCAGAGAATGATTCTCCTTACCATGAATTTGACCTCCACATGTATTAATGGATATAGCAGAATATTGAGCTAATATGATATttcagttaataattaaaaaaaaatcacatataGACGTAATTTAAATAAACATCAGTAAAAAGAATCAAATGGGATGAAATTTAAAAATTCGGACCATTAGTCTTGTCAGATAGAGGTGTTCTATTTTGCCCATCACAAAGACGAACATCATAACGATGTATTGAAGTAGAGGCACTGTCATAATTCTGAGTGGATTGAAATATATTTTCCTTCTCGCACAATATAGGTGAATGATTTGTTGTAGAATGCCTCTTCATAGGTAATATTTGGCCATCTGCAAGTTTCATAAATTCAAAACATCTAATTAAATCGAAGGCTAAATCATAAGAAAATAACAAAGAGCACGAAATGATTGTTTGTGATAAATTCGAAAAGGAGCATACTATCTAACCTTCAAAGGCCACGTTTTTAGCCCTTTTCTGCCTTCTAATGAGACTCCTATTAAGCCTTGCAAGCTTAGGAGAAATCTGATAATCTGTGTCTTCCATTTCTAATGAATATAAGTTTGCTGGATATATGATGAATACAGTGGATGAAAGAAATTTTAGAGAATGGTTAATGAATTCAATGAATATAGAAAATGATAGCTAATGAGGGGAACAAAAAAAAGAACTGAGACATACCAAACTAATAAGAAATTGAAATTACAATAAGAACATATGACATAAAACTGAGATACACAACTGGAAATGGACTATATAATGAAAGAAAGTGACAATAATATACACATATAATATGTTTGTATAACCTCTCTAA is drawn from Arachis hypogaea cultivar Tifrunner chromosome 12, arahy.Tifrunner.gnm2.J5K5, whole genome shotgun sequence and contains these coding sequences:
- the LOC112730535 gene encoding uncharacterized protein: MEDTDYQISPKLARLNRSLIRRQKRAKNVAFEDGQILPMKRHSTTNHSPILCEKENIFQSTQNYDSASTSIHRYDVRLCDGQNRTPLSDKTNAQYSAISINTCGGQIHGKENHSLKQNVTSNLGANAETILVPSANLDVETSYRSKRPLIPSSKTLIHLAGTTRNLFNESQLDIDHSAAYSVEISSQEVQHDCEFIDGYDDIAVDDAFIPESDTVDAVGHVFQHSDHDQLEENEEDYWDAGDPIFCCLFCNANMWNKERLTRTNGHATPHFGLCCMDGKVQLPILKSTPDILQNLHFKHDETSRFFKKKIRLFNSMFSFTSMAGRMNNNINNGSTPPTFLLSGQNYHSIGSLLPSVNNTLKFAQLYIYDTDNEVENRIKAVRQSDDITDVERVIVAQLKTMLDIHNPLARTFRYARDRFKDFNPPDIRIKLIRRRNTDGRRYNLPTVSEVAVIILGDIDESSLERDIIVESHSSQLKRIDVLHPQYLALQYPLLFPYAEDGYRVGIETSFHYNIDGSKKRKTISMREFFAYRLQMRSQDSPILLHSARLFQQFLVDAYTMVEAERLSFIRFNQPKLRVERYKALHESFVRGEADAVATGQRIILPSTFTGGPRYMFNNCKDAFAICKYAGYPSFFITITSNPDWDEVKRLLHGSGLSPQDRPDIVSRIFKIKLNHLISDFKSGVPFGKIVGYVCTVEFQKRGLPHAHILLFIHPLDKPKSPSDIDKFISAEIPDKRRRPKLYAAVERFMVHGPCGRHNKKSPCMVEGHCSKFFPKPFRSRTVIDEAGFPKYKRPDNGRTLTKRNVIIDNSFIVPYNPYLLLRYGCHINVEHTCQTSAIKYLFKYVHKGNDRVTASFYQSAEDSMSGRVVDEINNYYDCRYISSCEAAWRLFGYDIQIKEPAVIRLPFHLPEDHPVIFRDHDNIQAVLNRVEGKLTKLLAWFLANNVYPFARSLTYSEFPNKFVWKDDVSMWKGCKSFIDIRTVEGVVYDTFKEACYALGLLQDDKEFNDAILEASSWASGSYVRDLFVVLLISNNISRPEVVWQSCYQQLSEDILYLQRRIHHSDDLVLADDQILNLTLMKLEERLQANGRSLKEFSTLPYPDMQAIDGIEDRLIMDELNFDRILLRQELNDALQSMNNEQSYAYHTILDAVNMDRGGFYFVYGYGGTGKTFLWRTLSASLRCEGKIVLNVASSGIASLLLPNGRTTHSKFKIPLNINEDSVCNIKQGSSLAKLVSRASLIIWDEAPMLNKHCYEALDKSLKDILRYERSYKPSMAFAGKVVVLGGDFRQILPVIPMGSRQDIVQASINSSYLWDHCSVLNLTRNMRLASSDISEDNSEVNEFAKWLIQIGDGFAGDSTDGESEVLILDDMLINDTEDGFGELVHFVYPNIVSNLNHTDYFKERSILAPTLEVVNEVNNSIMSRLPGEQKVYLSSDSLCVEEGNMESELDTFSPDVLNAINCSGLPPHQICLKEGVPVMLLRNIDQSNGLCNGTRMQVRRLGNHVIECIILTGDQTGRVVLIPRMDMIPNNDTLPFRFRRRQFPLIVSFAMTINKAQGQTLGVVGLFLSKPVFTHGQLYVALSRVKSKKCLRVLIQNNGTMPKGSTINVVFREIFNNIF